One stretch of Pyxidicoccus trucidator DNA includes these proteins:
- a CDS encoding chemotaxis protein CheA: protein MNPGSKALAEFVAEATEILDALGKDLLVLDERRGQEADPELVNGVFRAAHSLKGLSGLFGQERIARLAHSTEDLLDRLRLGRLRLDDTALDSLIEVLDAFQALLAEAARGLESEPLTWRVEAMTARLEQLGSQPVAADEDPLDRLELDSAVRSVFTEYEEHRLRENVRRGVSLWRVRAAFDLSDFDKGLADLNARLKPLGEVISTLPSTRSGGAHGIAFDLIFGAQTTGERLAAGLEGTPAELSPLVVRPPPPWAQSPQAEPESFRVALTRVESPEVLPGPPTKRGSRKKGARAATPSTARGAGTQQPLLTESTEGEGTSEALVPVTPSGLQPSPGNAPGTTSVAYLQGPGAAQRVRAVVTEGPAAGPVRAEADASLRSLTQTVRVDIGRLDGLINMVGELLLIKANLQRLAESARQDGAVALSKLFGQELARETRGLERKLEALQEGLLEARMVPVGQVFDKLARLVRRITREAGKEIEFVIGGGEVELDKLIVEELSDPLMHLIRNAIDHGVESPEARLAAGKPRRAVVALRAEQKGNHVVIEVSDDGAGIDELRVREVALTRGLITFSQAQEMSRRELLNLIFLPGFSTARSVSELSGRGVGLDVVKNNLGNLSGIIDVWSERGKGTAFHLTLPVTLAIIRALVVGVSGRTYAVPLNSVLEILSVQPKDIRTVERREVLDLRGQTLPFMRLARMFALPERPVNRHFVVVVGLAQERLGIAVDELHGQQDIVTKPLGGRLQSVRGISGATDLGNRRTVLVLDVAALLEDGLSMERRRA, encoded by the coding sequence GTGAATCCCGGCTCCAAGGCCCTGGCCGAGTTCGTGGCCGAGGCGACCGAAATCCTCGACGCGCTGGGCAAGGATCTGCTCGTCCTGGACGAGCGGCGCGGGCAGGAGGCGGACCCGGAGCTGGTCAACGGCGTCTTCCGCGCGGCGCACTCGCTCAAGGGGCTGTCCGGGCTGTTCGGCCAGGAGCGCATCGCCCGACTGGCGCACAGCACGGAGGACCTGCTGGACAGGCTCCGGCTGGGCCGGCTGCGGCTGGACGACACGGCGCTGGACTCGCTGATTGAGGTGCTGGACGCCTTCCAGGCGCTGCTGGCCGAGGCGGCGCGGGGCTTGGAGTCCGAGCCGCTCACCTGGCGCGTGGAGGCCATGACGGCGCGGCTGGAGCAGCTGGGCTCGCAGCCCGTGGCCGCGGACGAGGACCCGCTGGACCGGCTGGAGCTGGATTCGGCGGTGCGCTCGGTCTTCACCGAGTACGAGGAGCACCGGCTGCGGGAGAACGTGCGGCGCGGCGTGTCGCTGTGGCGAGTGCGCGCGGCGTTCGATCTGTCCGACTTCGACAAGGGGCTGGCGGACCTCAACGCGCGCCTCAAGCCGCTGGGCGAGGTCATCAGCACGCTGCCGTCCACGCGCTCCGGCGGCGCGCATGGCATCGCCTTCGACCTCATCTTCGGCGCGCAGACCACCGGCGAGCGGCTGGCGGCCGGGCTCGAGGGCACTCCCGCGGAGCTGTCCCCGCTGGTGGTCCGGCCGCCGCCCCCCTGGGCCCAGTCCCCGCAGGCCGAGCCCGAGTCCTTCCGCGTGGCCCTGACCCGGGTGGAGTCGCCCGAGGTGTTGCCCGGGCCTCCGACGAAGCGGGGGAGCCGGAAGAAGGGCGCCCGGGCCGCCACGCCGTCCACCGCGAGGGGCGCGGGGACGCAGCAGCCCCTGCTGACGGAGTCGACGGAAGGGGAGGGCACGAGCGAGGCGCTGGTGCCGGTGACGCCTTCCGGGCTTCAGCCCTCCCCGGGGAACGCGCCCGGGACGACCTCCGTGGCGTACCTGCAAGGGCCCGGGGCGGCGCAGCGGGTCCGGGCCGTGGTGACGGAGGGCCCTGCGGCGGGGCCGGTGCGCGCGGAGGCGGACGCGTCGCTGCGCTCGCTGACGCAGACGGTGCGCGTGGACATCGGCCGGCTGGACGGCCTCATCAACATGGTGGGCGAGCTGCTGCTCATCAAGGCCAACCTCCAGCGCCTGGCGGAGTCCGCGCGGCAGGACGGGGCGGTGGCGCTGTCCAAGCTGTTCGGCCAGGAGCTGGCGCGCGAGACGCGCGGGCTGGAGCGCAAGCTGGAGGCGCTCCAGGAGGGGCTGCTCGAAGCGCGCATGGTCCCCGTGGGCCAGGTGTTCGACAAGCTGGCCCGGCTGGTGCGCCGCATCACCCGCGAGGCGGGGAAGGAAATCGAGTTCGTCATCGGCGGCGGCGAGGTGGAGCTGGACAAGCTCATCGTCGAGGAGCTGAGCGACCCGCTGATGCACCTCATCCGCAACGCCATCGACCATGGCGTGGAGTCGCCCGAGGCGCGGCTCGCCGCCGGCAAGCCCCGGCGCGCGGTGGTGGCGCTGCGCGCCGAGCAGAAGGGCAACCACGTCGTCATCGAGGTGAGCGACGACGGCGCCGGCATCGACGAGCTGCGCGTGCGCGAGGTGGCCCTCACCCGGGGCCTCATCACCTTCTCCCAGGCGCAGGAGATGAGCCGGCGCGAGCTGCTCAACCTCATCTTCCTGCCCGGCTTCTCCACCGCGCGCAGCGTGTCCGAGCTGTCCGGGCGCGGCGTGGGGCTGGACGTGGTGAAGAACAACCTGGGCAACCTGTCCGGCATCATCGACGTGTGGAGCGAGCGCGGGAAGGGCACCGCCTTCCACCTGACGCTGCCCGTCACCCTGGCCATCATCCGCGCGCTGGTGGTGGGGGTGAGTGGGCGCACCTACGCGGTGCCGCTCAACAGCGTGCTGGAAATCCTCTCCGTCCAGCCGAAGGACATCCGCACCGTGGAGCGGCGCGAGGTCCTGGATTTGCGCGGCCAGACGCTGCCCTTCATGCGGCTGGCGCGGATGTTCGCCCTGCCGGAGCGGCCGGTGAACCGCCACTTCGTGGTGGTGGTGGGGCTGGCGCAGGAGCGGCTGGGCATCGCCGTGGACGAGCTGCACGGCCAGCAGGACATCGTCACCAAGCCCCTGGGAGGCCGGCTCCAGTCCGTCCGGGGCATCTCCGGCGCCACGGACCTGGGAAACCGGCGCACGGTGCTGGTGCTGGACGTGGCGGCGCTGCTGGAGGACGGCCTGTCCATGGAGCGGCGTCGGGCCTGA
- a CDS encoding response regulator, translated as MRVKVLIVEDSKASREYIAATVEAVEGIEAIVTSSGFEALKLLPRHRFELIITDINMPDINGLELINFVKKNPNYRDVPLFIITTEGREQDRDRGMALGAQEYLVKPFLPGSLEGLLRRYLKLP; from the coding sequence ATGCGTGTCAAGGTGTTGATTGTCGAGGACTCCAAGGCGTCGCGCGAGTACATCGCCGCGACGGTGGAGGCCGTGGAAGGCATCGAGGCCATCGTCACCTCGAGCGGCTTCGAGGCCCTGAAGCTGCTGCCGCGCCACCGGTTCGAGCTCATCATCACCGACATCAACATGCCCGACATCAACGGGCTGGAGCTCATCAACTTCGTCAAGAAGAACCCCAACTACCGGGACGTGCCCCTGTTCATCATCACCACCGAGGGTCGCGAGCAGGACCGCGACCGCGGGATGGCGCTGGGCGCGCAGGAGTACCTGGTCAAGCCCTTCCTGCCCGGGAGCCTGGAAGGGCTCCTGCGGCGGTACCTGAAGCTGCCGTGA
- a CDS encoding M17 family peptidase N-terminal domain-containing protein has product MSQTTTHDIGLEGLDALAGVDALCLFVAEDDRPLPSSAGYVDWRLCGALSRVLKNGFFTGAKDDWLLLPSDGKFPVPRIFVVGLGSRQKLDAGALTEALAGAGRVLSRAKVDSVALEVPSGGGAEDAARAEAFQKGFLPAFKGGRVALLADKALGRVLPARKG; this is encoded by the coding sequence GTGAGCCAGACGACGACGCACGACATCGGGTTGGAGGGGCTGGACGCGCTCGCCGGGGTGGACGCCCTCTGCCTCTTCGTGGCCGAGGACGACCGGCCCCTGCCTTCCTCCGCGGGCTACGTGGACTGGCGCCTGTGCGGCGCCCTGTCCCGGGTGCTGAAGAATGGCTTCTTCACGGGCGCCAAGGACGACTGGCTCCTGCTGCCCTCGGACGGGAAGTTCCCGGTCCCCCGCATCTTCGTGGTGGGGCTGGGCTCCCGTCAGAAGCTGGACGCTGGCGCGCTGACCGAGGCCCTGGCTGGCGCGGGCCGGGTGCTGAGCCGGGCGAAGGTGGACTCGGTGGCGCTGGAGGTCCCCTCGGGGGGCGGGGCGGAGGACGCTGCGCGGGCCGAGGCCTTCCAGAAGGGCTTCCTCCCAGCGTTCAAGGGTGGACGGGTGGCCCTCCTCGCGGACAAGGCTCTTGGCCGGGTGCTACCGGCCCGCAAGGGGTGA
- the nusB gene encoding transcription antitermination factor NusB: MGARRTGRERALQALYQLEMAPATVAEALESAWASSEEPKRDPDAVKFARELVDGVQAHREEIDELIERHSHNWRLDRMSRIDRNVLRLGIFELKYRPDIPRKVSINEAVELGKNFGTEESSAFVNGLLDRVAVALNKP; encoded by the coding sequence ATGGGCGCGCGGAGAACGGGACGCGAGCGGGCGCTGCAGGCGCTCTATCAGCTGGAGATGGCCCCGGCGACGGTGGCCGAGGCCCTGGAGTCCGCCTGGGCCTCCTCCGAGGAGCCCAAGAGGGATCCGGACGCGGTGAAGTTCGCCCGCGAGCTGGTGGATGGCGTCCAGGCCCACCGCGAGGAAATCGACGAGCTGATCGAGCGGCACAGCCACAACTGGCGGCTGGACCGCATGTCCCGCATCGACCGCAACGTGCTGCGCCTGGGCATCTTCGAGCTGAAGTACCGCCCGGACATCCCCCGCAAGGTGTCCATCAACGAGGCGGTGGAGCTGGGCAAGAACTTCGGCACCGAGGAGTCCAGCGCCTTCGTCAACGGCCTGCTGGACCGCGTGGCCGTGGCGCTCAACAAACCCTGA
- the ribH gene encoding 6,7-dimethyl-8-ribityllumazine synthase, which translates to MPRYIDGDFLPPKGRFAICVARFNGFITEELVKGAVDILVRHGVADADIDVYRCPGTYELPGLARRVTESRQYVGVITLGAVIRGGTPHFDYVAGECAKGIGAVAFSAAAGTPATAVTFGVLTCDTVEQAIDRAGVKAGNKGAEATLACIEMVNLYAKMAATDGRKG; encoded by the coding sequence ATGCCTCGCTATATCGACGGTGACTTCCTTCCCCCCAAGGGGCGCTTCGCCATCTGCGTGGCCCGCTTCAACGGCTTCATCACCGAGGAGCTGGTCAAGGGCGCCGTGGACATTCTGGTGCGCCATGGCGTCGCGGACGCGGACATCGACGTCTACCGCTGCCCCGGCACCTATGAGCTGCCCGGCCTGGCCCGCCGCGTGACGGAGTCCCGCCAGTATGTAGGTGTGATTACCCTCGGCGCCGTCATCCGGGGCGGCACCCCCCACTTCGACTATGTCGCCGGTGAGTGCGCCAAGGGCATTGGCGCGGTGGCCTTCAGTGCGGCGGCGGGCACTCCGGCCACGGCCGTCACCTTCGGCGTGCTGACGTGCGATACGGTGGAGCAGGCCATCGACCGGGCGGGCGTGAAGGCGGGCAACAAGGGCGCGGAGGCCACGCTGGCCTGCATCGAGATGGTCAACCTGTACGCGAAGATGGCGGCGACGGACGGAAGGAAGGGCTAG